GTAAAACCGCTGGCTAATACAACTGAGCCGATGGCGATAAATACAAGGGTCATTAAAATAATGAATATCGTTTTGTAGCGACTAACAAAACCTGCTGCGGGTTTGGTTTTAGGGATAGTAGTAGGAACCGAATGTGTCATAACCTGCCTCTATTTGATGTTGTTTAATCATCTTGTAATGGCAGAAATTATAGGTTGAGGCTGGCATCAAAAGTTACCATTTTACGCCACAATATTAGGGAGCATAAATTGACCGATTTACTGGTTTGATAGCTGGTTAACTCACAAGCGACGAATATAAGAATCGAAAATAGTAATGCAGATTAAAAATGACTGACTTTCACATCATCTAACCAGATTGATTCGACTCGCTCAGAGCGCTCACGTAAAACCCCTAACTGAACAAACATATTCTCATTGCTGGCAACTAAGGTTTGTAAGGTTAAATCGACTTGCTGTTGGTTATCCAATGATACTTGTATATGGCCTTTATTCATCGACCAACGGGTTGCTAACTTAACGGTATACCAAACGTTTGTTTTTATATCGTCAAACTGCCATAAGGCTTGTTGGACGTTTTGAGTTTCAGGTTGATCACCAATCACTACCGTTTTGGCAATATTAGATACCAAACTCATTCTTGCACCATTAAGTTGTAATCGATAACTCTGTCGATAGGTTTTATCGGACTCCCAATACGCTATTTGATGGGTGTCATCACTGAACAAGTTAGGAAGCATAAACTGCCAGCTTACAATGGTCGTTTGGCCTTCTCTGGTATATGCAGGCTTATGCTGTAACTCAACACGATTAAGTGCATCGATACCACGCCAAAGATAGGATTGTTCACCTGTAATCTCAATTAAAGCTGCATAATCTTGAGCCATAGCGGAGGTTGAAGTTGGGGGTAATGCAGAAGTAATAGCTGGATTCGGTTTTGGCCGAATGCTAATACCTTGAGGATGTAAAATATATGACCACTTATCTAAACTTTGCTCATCAAAATTTTCGTGCCAAATACCTGTTGAGATAACACTATTGTCAGCCTGAACTAGAGCACTTTCAGCCAAAGAAGGTTTTGCTGAGCCTATCAATGTAATAGCAAGTATTAGCGCTACAAGTGTAGTAACAGCAACAACTGAAGCTGAATTTTTAATCCCTATTACTCGATTACGATAATATTGCTGCATTCCCAATTTATCCATTATCCATTAACCCTTTCAGCCCAAGATAAACGATTTATTTAAGCTCACAGATTAGCGAAAGTAGTAAAAATTAACGAACTTTATATTGAATAAACTATGTACTCAATAAACAACAATAAAAAAGCGCAATATTGCTATTGCGCTTCACGGTTAATCGAGAAAACTTGAATCAGTCATTAAGAACTAGTTAGCCTGATTCTCGCGAATATCCATTATTGGCATCACACCTTCACCCATCATGGTAGTCGGTAATTTTCCGTCCCATGCTTGCGCTTCAGTTAAGGTGACGATTAACGGGTTGTTTTTAAGCGCCTTGGCTTTAGCCTCAATCGCTTGAGCTTCAGCCTTACCTCTTAATAAAATAGACTGAGCCTCTGCTTCAGCAATCTTTAAAATACCTTTTGCTTTAGCATCAGCCGTGTTCACTGCGCGTAATGCTTCTAGGCGCTGTCTTTCAAGTTTATGCTCTTCTGCCGCAGCTAAGTTTTTCTCAGTTTGCTTAATTTCAATAGAGTTAATGTACTTTTGCGGCAAGATAATATTTTCAATTTGAATGTTATCAACGACAACCGGAAAATCAGCCATTTCTTCAGATAGTCGACGTTCGATACCTTGAATAGCACTGGCTCTGTCTTGAATCAATTGTTCAGCTTCAAACTGAGGAATCGTATCTTTTGTTGCTGAGCGGAATCGAGGGTCTAAAATACGCTGCTCAAATTGACTCAAACCACCGTAGCTTTTAAAAAGTTCTAATGCGGCTTCTTTATTAACCGTCCAGTTAACCGATACTTCAATGGTGACTGGCATCTGTTCTTTAGTGCTTGAGGCCATTTTTTCCGCATTTTTACGGGTTCGGACTTCAATCACTTCTACTGTTTCAATAAAAGGAATTTTAAAATGTAGGCCCGGGTTTTGCTGATCTTTTGCTTCTCCGAAGCGTTTTACCACACCAACATGGCCTTCAATGACGATGTAGTAAGAGTTAAACACAGCAACGATGAGCAATAAAAATGGTATCGCTTTTAAAAGCGAAGAAGGGGTAATAACATCCTTGATATTCATAAACTTCCTAATGATTTAAATAACATAGCAATTTCCTGACGCGCTAGATTACCTAAAACAAACAAAATCGCAACACAATTCAGTAAAATGTATCAACCAATCTCAACCAATAAATTACTTAGCGCTGCGGCTTTTGGTGTTTCTTGCTGATTTAGCAGTCCCCTTGGAGGTGCTGGTAGATGATTTACGTTTATAACCGCCTTTTGAACCTGAGCGACGCTTTTTATAACCAGGACCCGTTACCCCAGATAAGGCATTGGGTAATCGATTAGCAGCTTGAGTTATCAGTTCATTCAGTTGAGTGATTAATGGTGTCATAAACGCATCGTAACGTAATTGCTTTTGACTTATGGCATCTAGGCTACTTTCCCACAGCGCTGTCATATCTGGCGTTGTAGCAGATTCGGGCAATGAGTTCACCAAACCGCTTCCCACAGCCGTTGCTACAATCGCCTTGCCTTGGCGCTGTAAATAGCCACGCTTGAATAGCAACTCAATGATACCTGCACGTGTGGCTTCAGTGCCTAATCCATCGGTATCTTTGAGGATTTTTTTCACATCTGCATTGGTGACATAACGGTTAATTCCGGTCATTGCCCCTAATAATGTGGCATCGGTAAAATGCTTTGGTGGTTGAGTTATTTTTTCAACGAGCTCTCCATTTAGGCTTTGTAATTGCTGTCCCTTTACTAGCGCAGGCAGGGTTGCTAACTCATCATCATCTTCTTTTTTGGTATTAACACCATTATTGCTGTAGTTATTGCGACTAGAACTATTACTACTAGAACTGCCTGATGCAAAAAGCTGTTTCCAGCCCAGTGAGGTTTCTTGTTTAGCTTTGGTAGTGAATAAACCGCCCTCAATAGTGACTTCAACCAGTGTTTCGTCATATAAATATGCAGCGTAAAACTGCGCTAAGTATTGTCTAGCAATATGGGAATATAACTTGGCTTCTTTTGATGACAGATTAGCTAAATTACTGACCTTTTCAGTGGGTACAATTGCGTGGTGAGCATCAACTTTTTTATCATCCCAAGCTTTAGATTTAAGCTTAGCATTTGGTGCATCTGCTTTTGCCGTTAAAGAGGGATCGTTTTTAGTGATTGCATTAATCACATGCGGTGCTAAACCATGTTGCTCAACCGGTAAGTAACGACTATCTGAGCGAGGATAAGTAATCAATTTATGACGTTCGTACAAGCTTTGGCATATATCCAATACTTCTTTAGCACTCATACCGAATCGTTTAGCCGCATCAATTTGTAATGCCGATAAACTGTATGGCAGCGGTGGATTTTGGCGTTTACTCTTAGCTTCGATTTGGGTCACTTCAGCGGATTGATTGCTAATGCGACCAACAACATTTTCAGCTAGGCCTTTTGCCAGTACCCGCCCTTCTTCATCCATATATGGCTGACACGCTTCACTGGGTTTCCACTTAGCAGTGAATGATTCATTTTGCTCAGTTAATAAATGCGCTAACACTTCATAAAAAGGTTTAGGAACGAAGTTCGCGATTTCTTCATCACGCCTCACGACTAACCCAAGTACAGGGGTTTGGACTCGTCCAACCGATAATACCCCTTGATAGCCCACCTTTTTACCCTGAATGGTATAAGCGCGGGTCATATTCATGCCATATAACCAATCAGCTCGGCTACGAGCTAATGCAGAGGTTGAAAGTGGCACAAACTCTTTATTGGTTCGCATTTGGCCAAGCGCTCTTTTTACTGCCGAAGGATTTAAATCACTGATCAGCAGGCGTTGAGTTTGAGCAATCTTATCGGCTTTTACCCCTGAATGAGAAATGACTTCATCCACCAGCAACTGCCCTTCTCTGTCGGGGTCGCCAGCGTTAACCAAGCTCGAAGCCTGCTTAATCAGTTTCTTCAAGGTAGACAATTGCGAACGTGTTTTTGATTTCGGCTTCAATTTCCATTGTTCAGGCACAATTGGAAGGTGAGCTAGCTGCCAAGACTTGTAAGCTGGATCGTAAGCATCGGGTTCGGCTTGCTCTAATAAATGTCCCACACACCATGAAACACAATCACCGTTGGCGGTCATAATGTAACCATCACCTTTTTTGTGTGGCTTTGGCAATACATCAGCTATGGCTCGGCCTAAGCTTGGTTTCTCGGCAATATATAGAATCATTCAAGTCTAACCATCTAGATTGGGAAGCGCTCTTAACACTGTATTTTAAATAATATGGCTCCTACTGTATATAATTACAGTTATTATTAACAGTAAATATTCACTGAAATTAGATTTAAAAAGAACTGGCAATAAATAACACCTGAGCGAGTTTAAATAACAATTAAAGGCTTCTATATCTAGCTGTTCAGTATTTAATTAGGCTATTTTTGTAGTTAATTTTCATAACCGAAAAACAAAGAATATAAAATCGCCCCTATTGCCATACAATTGACTTTTTATACCGCCAAAAACAAACGTTTCATCTAAGTTCCCATCATTAAAGCTGAAATAAAGTTGATCCAGATCATCATTGTTAACGAATTCTTGGGATAGGTTTAGTTATCGCAAATATTGAGCTCAGGAGCCCGTTATGGAATTGAAGCAATGTGAGAAGTGTTACACAGACGTCTGCGTAAACGGGAAATGGTTTCATCATGATCATTTGACCACAAGTGCTTACATGTTAAATGGTGGTTCACCAGAAATGGTTGAACTTGCTAAAATGCCAACCACTGAAACTGAGTTAGTCGATATGCTGACTAGCACTTTTTGATTAAACTTGATTGAGTTTATTCAGCCTAAAAGTGGCAACAAAGCTCTATAAATTTTGATCAAAAAAGCAGTGTTAACACTGCTTTTTTTATGCCTGCTATTTAAACCCGCAACCAGAGCGAATTTTGTCTTTGGTTCTATGTAATAATAGGCTATGTGTTTGCTATTAATCATTCACGCTGCGCATTCATAGTACGCCCCATTAAAATAACAATAGCGGTGACTGCAGGACTCAATATCGTCAGTGCAGTTTTGCTTGACCATACCATTATCAGAACATCGAGATCATTATGAGATGTATAATCATTAACAGGGAAATAGAAAATCAACAACCACAATGGTATTGAGCTTATGGCAATATGAAGCATGTACTTGCTGTTAACCTCTCGCTGCTTAGCTTTTTTATTGCACAGATGAATAACCCCAATAGTGATAGCAGAAAAAACCACTGTCACAGCCCATAAAATAAAAGCAATCACCATTCCCATTCATTACCTCAATAAACGAATAATTAAACTTCATCACTGCATTTAACGCAGCTTAAAATACCACTGTTATCGCTTTATTAAACAGGCTTATTCAACATGCTTATTCAACTTACGAATTCAACTGAAGTAAGTCCCATTTATTGCCGTATAAATCTTGGAAAACCACGACAGTGCCATATTCTTCTATCCTAGGTTCCTCATTGAATACCACTTCATTGGCCAGCATTAACTTATAGTCACGCCAAAAGTCGTTAGTTTGAAGAAACAAAAATACCCGACCTCCAGTTTGATTACCCACCGACAGCTTTTGAGTTTCATTGCTGGCTTGGGCTAATAGCAACTTGGTGCCATTGCCATTTGGCGGTGACACTAACACCCAACGTTTTCCGCCACCTAAATCGGTATCTTCGACCAAGGTAAACTGTAGTTTTTGAGTGTAGAAGGCAATAGCGTCATCATAATCGTCAACGACTAATGCAATCACTCCGATTTGCTGTTGAGTAACTGTCGACATGCAATGTCCTTTTAATTGAATGTAAAATTAGCATTAAGATTGTAAGGCTTTAATTATAAAACATCTGATTTATTTTATTGATATAAAACAAGTTAAATAAAAGTTGGTAGGCTTAAGTTCAGTGAAAATAAAAAAATAAACCACTCATTAATGAGTGGCTTATTTTGAATTAATTGGTCAACAAATAGTAAACTGCTTTAGCGACTATTTAGCCTCTTTTAGCCTCTTTTAGCCACTGACAAGGGAATGGAAAAACCTATCTTGCCTCGGTAAATAGTAATTTTCATAATTAAAAGACATCACAACACGCTTTGTGCGTCCAATGATTTCATTGCGAGGCACAAACCCAATCACACGTGAATCAGCACTGTTATCCCGATTATCACCCAATACAAGATAATACCCGGGTGGCACTGTCACCTCGTTAAAGTTAGCGCGTTTTGATCCAAATTTATTGACTCTTATTGAATGCTCCACGCCAAGTAAATCTTCAATCTTATCCTGCAAATCATGGCTGCTTGTTATTTGGCTTTCTTGCTCAGTATCGAATTCAAGCTTTTGAACAGCTTTAGCGGTGACATCTAAATCATCTTGATAGCTAATACTTTGATTATTGATCACTAGTTGATTGTTGTTTAGCGAAACTGT
This window of the Shewanella goraebulensis genome carries:
- a CDS encoding heparin lyase I family protein, coding for MDKLGMQQYYRNRVIGIKNSASVVAVTTLVALILAITLIGSAKPSLAESALVQADNSVISTGIWHENFDEQSLDKWSYILHPQGISIRPKPNPAITSALPPTSTSAMAQDYAALIEITGEQSYLWRGIDALNRVELQHKPAYTREGQTTIVSWQFMLPNLFSDDTHQIAYWESDKTYRQSYRLQLNGARMSLVSNIAKTVVIGDQPETQNVQQALWQFDDIKTNVWYTVKLATRWSMNKGHIQVSLDNQQQVDLTLQTLVASNENMFVQLGVLRERSERVESIWLDDVKVSHF
- a CDS encoding prohibitin family protein, whose translation is MNIKDVITPSSLLKAIPFLLLIVAVFNSYYIVIEGHVGVVKRFGEAKDQQNPGLHFKIPFIETVEVIEVRTRKNAEKMASSTKEQMPVTIEVSVNWTVNKEAALELFKSYGGLSQFEQRILDPRFRSATKDTIPQFEAEQLIQDRASAIQGIERRLSEEMADFPVVVDNIQIENIILPQKYINSIEIKQTEKNLAAAEEHKLERQRLEALRAVNTADAKAKGILKIAEAEAQSILLRGKAEAQAIEAKAKALKNNPLIVTLTEAQAWDGKLPTTMMGEGVMPIMDIRENQAN
- a CDS encoding DNA topoisomerase III, giving the protein MILYIAEKPSLGRAIADVLPKPHKKGDGYIMTANGDCVSWCVGHLLEQAEPDAYDPAYKSWQLAHLPIVPEQWKLKPKSKTRSQLSTLKKLIKQASSLVNAGDPDREGQLLVDEVISHSGVKADKIAQTQRLLISDLNPSAVKRALGQMRTNKEFVPLSTSALARSRADWLYGMNMTRAYTIQGKKVGYQGVLSVGRVQTPVLGLVVRRDEEIANFVPKPFYEVLAHLLTEQNESFTAKWKPSEACQPYMDEEGRVLAKGLAENVVGRISNQSAEVTQIEAKSKRQNPPLPYSLSALQIDAAKRFGMSAKEVLDICQSLYERHKLITYPRSDSRYLPVEQHGLAPHVINAITKNDPSLTAKADAPNAKLKSKAWDDKKVDAHHAIVPTEKVSNLANLSSKEAKLYSHIARQYLAQFYAAYLYDETLVEVTIEGGLFTTKAKQETSLGWKQLFASGSSSSNSSSRNNYSNNGVNTKKEDDDELATLPALVKGQQLQSLNGELVEKITQPPKHFTDATLLGAMTGINRYVTNADVKKILKDTDGLGTEATRAGIIELLFKRGYLQRQGKAIVATAVGSGLVNSLPESATTPDMTALWESSLDAISQKQLRYDAFMTPLITQLNELITQAANRLPNALSGVTGPGYKKRRSGSKGGYKRKSSTSTSKGTAKSARNTKSRSAK
- a CDS encoding VOC family protein; its protein translation is MSTVTQQQIGVIALVVDDYDDAIAFYTQKLQFTLVEDTDLGGGKRWVLVSPPNGNGTKLLLAQASNETQKLSVGNQTGGRVFLFLQTNDFWRDYKLMLANEVVFNEEPRIEEYGTVVVFQDLYGNKWDLLQLNS
- the lepB gene encoding signal peptidase I; protein product: MINKLAKFLKEYKSLLIFIALMSVFRSAVADWYTVPTGSMKPSILIGDRILANKMAYDVRIPFTHFSLYKTGDPVRGDIIIFDSEAAGNRLVKRVVGVPGDTVSLNNNQLVINNQSISYQDDLDVTAKAVQKLEFDTEQESQITSSHDLQDKIEDLLGVEHSIRVNKFGSKRANFNEVTVPPGYYLVLGDNRDNSADSRVIGFVPRNEIIGRTKRVVMSFNYENYYLPRQDRFFHSLVSG